The following are encoded together in the Mammaliicoccus vitulinus genome:
- a CDS encoding selenium binding protein, with protein sequence MNNITRQAIPSKEYRELIGTAICVFNSNNSFIIENILSSDLYDEYNWYNLIDSTSGSLNKPIKETISANSNKDIARLFEHIIYIRNRIVHSYQITSSIQYDYLDENKQILCTKYNDQTQKVIDKEFILNFIKFNESLSIKLHEYRGY encoded by the coding sequence GTGAATAATATTACTAGACAAGCGATTCCAAGTAAAGAGTATAGAGAATTAATCGGTACTGCAATTTGTGTTTTTAATTCAAATAATTCATTCATAATCGAGAATATTTTATCAAGTGATTTATATGATGAATACAATTGGTATAACTTAATTGACAGTACGTCTGGTAGCCTTAATAAACCTATTAAGGAAACAATTAGTGCTAATTCAAACAAGGACATAGCAAGATTATTTGAGCATATCATTTATATTAGAAATAGAATTGTACACAGTTACCAAATCACCAGTAGTATACAATATGATTATTTAGATGAAAACAAACAGATTCTTTGCACAAAATATAATGACCAGACACAAAAAGTAATTGATAAAGAGTTCATATTAAATTTTATAAAATTTAATGAATCACTAAGTATAAAGTTGCATGAATATAGAGGTTATTAA
- a CDS encoding LysE family translocator: MLSFLIYIFVTSITPGPSNIFILNASKNYGIKGSKNFIAGVLTGFLFLAVISLVTLQLLKNILPQIEIYLEIFGFVYLIYLAYKIYKSKNNTTNKTYSSFKSGFFIQILNIKTLLFFISLIGAFILAIANNQITTIFYMILTVLVGWLCLLTWGILGSVFKNFLDKYDKPVSIIMSLLLVYSAISILM, encoded by the coding sequence ATGTTATCTTTTTTAATTTATATTTTTGTCACCTCTATAACACCAGGTCCAAGTAACATATTTATTTTAAACGCTTCTAAAAATTATGGCATTAAAGGATCCAAGAATTTCATTGCTGGTGTTTTAACTGGTTTTTTATTTTTAGCAGTCATTTCTCTTGTCACACTTCAGTTATTAAAAAATATACTACCACAAATTGAAATATATTTAGAAATATTTGGTTTTGTATATCTCATTTATTTAGCCTATAAAATTTACAAATCCAAAAATAATACAACAAACAAGACATATAGCTCTTTTAAAAGTGGTTTCTTTATTCAAATACTGAATATCAAAACTTTATTGTTCTTCATATCCCTTATAGGGGCATTCATTTTAGCTATAGCTAATAATCAAATAACAACTATTTTCTACATGATTTTAACGGTTCTAGTAGGTTGGTTATGTCTACTTACTTGGGGGATTTTAGGGTCAGTATTCAAAAACTTCTTAGACAAATACGATAAACCTGTGTCAATAATTATGTCTTTATTACTAGTTTATTCAGCAATTAGTATATTAATGTAA
- a CDS encoding DUF4870 domain-containing protein: protein MNENLTQSEKILSSLCYFSVFFAPFLLPIIVWIVADKPVSTHAKSSLLYHVYPYILGVLSVLLLAYANGSFESHLNNGLMITLNIIAIFIALLAFYYVIYNLYAGIKVLLK, encoded by the coding sequence ATGAATGAAAATTTAACGCAATCCGAAAAGATATTATCAAGTCTATGTTATTTCAGTGTCTTTTTCGCACCATTTTTACTTCCGATAATTGTATGGATAGTTGCAGATAAACCTGTTTCAACACACGCGAAAAGCTCTCTTTTATATCATGTTTATCCTTATATATTAGGCGTGCTAAGTGTTTTACTGTTAGCTTATGCAAATGGTAGTTTTGAAAGTCATTTAAATAATGGATTAATGATCACATTAAATATCATTGCGATATTTATAGCACTACTTGCTTTTTATTACGTTATTTATAATTTGTACGCAGGTATTAAAGTATTGCTTAAATAA
- a CDS encoding YozE family protein yields MSYYEFIQNYSDDDTPLGELARLVIQDAYFPKDEDSEEKLLLYFRSLNLEDRYLEYYKLSLYIYDQLATS; encoded by the coding sequence TTGAGCTACTACGAATTTATACAAAATTATTCAGATGATGATACACCTTTAGGAGAGTTAGCTAGATTGGTTATTCAAGATGCTTATTTTCCAAAAGATGAAGATTCAGAAGAAAAATTATTGTTATACTTTCGCAGTCTTAACCTAGAAGATAGATATTTGGAATATTATAAACTTTCTTTATATATATATGACCAATTAGCTACCTCCTAA
- a CDS encoding SpaA isopeptide-forming pilin-related protein, translated as MKSFENQSSASYIDKNEKQVTENSNAIVQNINSGGKAEGDLAKYSGKVVINKVGNDENGNSKPLEGAEFELVNLDGEVVGKGTTDSSGSLVFDNIKGGTHTLKETKIPNGYKIDETNFPKQVVLDFENDKGINLNVVNIKEAKPEEPTTEEPKVESNKGESNTGKSTEEKMNKDHENKNIIESKDQVRNNQSGKVENSTGTPEKSQQKDNEKSKDSGDKGGILPNTGEAIQNHPIVTTASILLLLTFGIALVFFRRKQQ; from the coding sequence CTGAAGTCATTTGAAAATCAATCATCAGCCAGTTATATAGATAAGAATGAAAAACAAGTAACTGAAAATTCTAATGCAATTGTTCAGAATATTAATTCTGGTGGTAAGGCAGAGGGAGATTTAGCAAAATATAGTGGTAAAGTAGTTATTAATAAAGTAGGAAATGATGAAAATGGAAATTCTAAACCACTTGAAGGTGCAGAATTTGAATTAGTTAATTTAGATGGAGAAGTAGTTGGTAAAGGTACTACTGATTCAAGCGGATCACTTGTTTTTGATAATATTAAAGGTGGAACACATACACTTAAAGAAACTAAAATTCCTAATGGGTACAAAATTGATGAAACAAACTTCCCAAAACAAGTGGTTTTAGATTTTGAAAATGATAAGGGAATTAATCTGAACGTCGTTAATATTAAAGAGGCAAAGCCTGAGGAACCAACAACAGAAGAGCCAAAGGTTGAATCCAATAAAGGTGAATCAAACACAGGAAAGTCAACTGAAGAAAAAATGAATAAAGATCATGAAAATAAAAATATTATAGAATCCAAAGATCAAGTTAGAAATAATCAATCTGGAAAAGTAGAAAATAGTACAGGAACACCTGAAAAATCACAACAAAAAGATAATGAAAAATCCAAAGATAGTGGTGATAAAGGTGGAATTTTACCTAATACGGGTGAAGCAATTCAAAATCACCCAATAGTAACTACAGCTTCTATATTGTTATTATTAACATTCGGAATTGCTTTAGTGTTCTTTAGAAGAAAGCAACAATAA
- a CDS encoding CDP-glycerol glycerophosphotransferase family protein, protein MKVKILGFNLFAKGGTSRSNINLIKSFIKSNHEVTYYNFKSFDKTAKFNTMINEQLFDKKLNFEPFEDAKCFGDTDLVILTRETFLYIAREIKSIDHRIKIVGEIHAPLAYIYDGQDLAFDAIDAYRVSTTDVKNDFMKRFEVTNVFNQYVDAAHIHVNSEPSVTKRNLLIKARFEDNIKDISYVIKLMNQIVNMNGHDDIQLYIKGYGPSEILYKNLIDYYHLEEHVHINEREPKNYVYVSSSPYETLGYSILESIAEGNKAFIFAGEDGVLKKIYQDYHAVDFLEKDIQADCERLITFIDDKYTKEQRAEDVALMKATFIDRDYASDFIESANACMDGIKKGSADQIVNKTNTNKRTKLEHGRDLYEQYKTKPVLRAFLNNEKVFKFAKKKYEKRKTNKLKQLYDQITPSDQKVFIESFHGNNFSGDPKYLAIYIKEHFPEKEVYVSSRNALVDMEIRNYKLIPVRFGSEIYNQTFRACKYVIVNGNTLDKVFKHKDQIFVQTWHGFPLKRMLNDLEDEVERNEQVQAFKPRMKNWDYLLTSSAINTMLLESSFGIKDEENLKILQLGAPRNEYLLQSSEEESEHIRSKYFFTKSKNKKFILFCPTWRKGNREILSKINLIILLEQLPEEYEIIVKLHPNESHLRMTYSELSDRVHCFYNELVDIQELYLISEAMITDYSSTIFDFAHLNKPIFLLQEDTEDYSQQIGFYFDIFELVNIEIASNDERILARQLLEKKALDYQNITTRLLEADKIGTTENIVNFIMK, encoded by the coding sequence ATGAAGGTTAAAATTTTAGGGTTCAATCTTTTTGCTAAAGGTGGAACATCAAGAAGCAATATTAATTTAATTAAATCGTTTATTAAGTCGAATCATGAGGTGACGTATTATAATTTTAAATCGTTTGATAAAACTGCGAAGTTTAATACGATGATTAATGAACAGTTATTTGATAAGAAGTTGAATTTTGAACCATTTGAAGATGCTAAATGTTTTGGTGATACTGATTTAGTGATCTTGACGAGAGAAACTTTCTTGTATATAGCGAGAGAAATTAAATCAATAGATCATCGAATTAAGATTGTTGGCGAGATTCACGCGCCGTTAGCTTACATATATGATGGACAAGATTTAGCGTTTGATGCTATAGATGCCTATAGAGTAAGTACAACGGATGTTAAAAATGATTTTATGAAACGTTTTGAAGTCACAAATGTCTTTAATCAATATGTTGATGCAGCGCATATTCATGTGAATAGTGAACCTAGTGTAACAAAAAGGAATTTATTAATTAAAGCGCGTTTTGAAGACAATATTAAAGATATATCATATGTTATAAAGTTGATGAATCAAATTGTGAATATGAATGGTCATGATGATATTCAACTCTATATAAAGGGGTATGGTCCGTCTGAAATATTGTATAAAAATTTAATTGATTATTATCATTTGGAAGAGCATGTACATATAAATGAAAGAGAACCGAAAAACTATGTTTATGTTTCTTCTTCACCATATGAAACATTAGGCTATTCTATATTAGAATCAATTGCTGAAGGAAATAAAGCGTTTATATTCGCTGGTGAAGATGGTGTTCTTAAAAAGATTTATCAAGATTATCATGCAGTTGATTTTTTAGAAAAAGATATTCAAGCTGATTGTGAACGTCTGATTACTTTTATTGATGATAAGTATACAAAAGAGCAAAGAGCTGAAGATGTAGCATTAATGAAAGCTACTTTTATAGATAGAGACTATGCATCTGACTTCATTGAATCCGCAAATGCATGTATGGATGGTATTAAAAAAGGGTCAGCTGATCAAATTGTTAATAAAACAAATACAAATAAAAGAACTAAACTTGAACATGGTAGAGATTTGTATGAGCAGTATAAAACGAAGCCTGTGTTAAGAGCATTTTTGAATAATGAAAAAGTGTTTAAATTTGCTAAAAAGAAATATGAAAAAAGGAAAACGAATAAACTGAAACAATTATATGATCAAATAACACCTTCAGATCAAAAAGTGTTTATTGAATCATTTCATGGCAACAATTTCAGTGGAGATCCAAAGTATTTAGCTATTTATATTAAGGAACATTTTCCTGAAAAAGAAGTGTACGTGAGTTCTCGAAATGCTTTAGTGGATATGGAAATTAGAAACTATAAGCTCATTCCTGTAAGGTTTGGCAGTGAAATTTATAATCAAACATTTAGAGCGTGTAAATATGTAATCGTAAATGGTAATACTTTAGATAAAGTGTTTAAACATAAAGACCAAATATTTGTACAAACATGGCACGGTTTCCCACTGAAGAGAATGTTGAATGATTTAGAAGATGAAGTTGAAAGAAATGAACAAGTTCAAGCTTTTAAACCAAGAATGAAAAATTGGGATTATTTACTAACTTCTTCAGCAATAAACACAATGTTACTAGAATCATCATTTGGTATTAAGGATGAAGAAAATTTAAAGATACTACAACTTGGTGCGCCTAGAAATGAATATTTATTACAAAGTAGTGAAGAAGAAAGTGAGCACATTCGTTCTAAATACTTCTTTACTAAAAGTAAAAATAAGAAATTTATTCTATTCTGTCCAACATGGCGAAAAGGGAATAGAGAAATTTTATCGAAAATTAATTTGATTATTTTACTTGAACAGTTGCCAGAAGAATATGAAATTATCGTGAAATTGCATCCTAATGAATCACATTTAAGAATGACCTATAGTGAGTTAAGTGACCGTGTTCACTGCTTTTACAATGAACTTGTGGATATACAAGAATTATATTTGATTTCAGAAGCTATGATTACAGATTATTCTTCAACAATTTTTGATTTTGCACATTTGAATAAACCGATATTTTTATTACAAGAAGATACGGAAGATTATTCACAACAAATCGGCTTTTATTTTGATATATTTGAACTTGTGAACATTGAAATCGCAAGTAATGATGAAAGAATTTTAGCAAGGCAATTACTAGAAAAGAAAGCACTTGATTATCAAAATATTACGACAAGGTTATTAGAAGCAGACAAGATTGGCACAACAGAAAATATCGTGAACTTTATCATGAAATAA
- a CDS encoding YolD-like family protein codes for MKVVNPTMPEPYKYETDYRKIPKEYLNTNIPQGRKMIKWQPFATMPQQYETIRQYKENQNKVDKPIFDELALRDLNDVLAQKLFYDPQALIKYWENGYYKTIECEINKFDSERNKLELIKDGENVRLNMDCIVDIE; via the coding sequence ATGAAAGTCGTTAACCCTACTATGCCCGAACCATATAAGTATGAAACGGATTATCGTAAGATTCCTAAGGAGTATTTGAATACTAATATCCCACAAGGTCGTAAGATGATTAAATGGCAACCGTTCGCAACTATGCCACAACAGTATGAAACGATTAGACAGTATAAAGAAAACCAAAACAAAGTTGATAAACCTATATTCGATGAATTAGCGTTACGTGATTTAAACGATGTGTTAGCACAAAAATTATTTTATGATCCACAAGCACTTATTAAATATTGGGAAAATGGTTATTACAAAACGATTGAGTGTGAGATTAATAAGTTCGATAGTGAGCGTAATAAGTTAGAATTGATTAAAGATGGCGAGAACGTGAGATTGAATATGGATTGTATTGTGGATATAGAGTAA